Proteins found in one Methanospirillum hungatei JF-1 genomic segment:
- a CDS encoding IS701 family transposase: protein MQNCFSTKTHNRWATALEYVKGLLINPSRCHLSAISDNCSIVNNQSFSHFLSQSPWDHQRLIDWIITNGWHLIGKNGALAIDECATPKAGDFSVGVNRQYCGNLGKVENCQVAVFMAYVKNGFRLLLDYRLYLPESWTSDRNRCDAAGIPPEFQCFKTKAELAYELICQAIEAKIKFSFVAMDGFYGKHPWLLTRIENIEVTYVANIGSKDRVIIEKPQYWIPLKKGIRGRKTSLIKILNTVPVRVEEIKKQ from the coding sequence CTGCAAAACTGCTTTTCTACAAAAACTCATAACAGATGGGCCACCGCCTTGGAGTATGTTAAAGGCCTTTTAATTAACCCATCAAGGTGTCATTTATCAGCAATTTCGGACAATTGTAGCATTGTAAATAATCAATCCTTCAGTCATTTTCTCTCTCAATCTCCTTGGGATCATCAAAGACTCATAGATTGGATCATCACGAATGGGTGGCATCTCATTGGAAAAAATGGTGCATTGGCCATCGATGAATGTGCCACCCCAAAGGCTGGAGATTTTTCGGTTGGTGTTAATCGCCAATATTGTGGGAATTTGGGTAAGGTTGAGAATTGTCAGGTTGCTGTCTTTATGGCCTATGTAAAGAATGGCTTTCGATTGTTACTTGACTACCGTCTTTACCTTCCTGAAAGTTGGACATCCGACCGTAACCGTTGTGATGCAGCGGGCATACCTCCGGAATTTCAATGCTTTAAAACTAAAGCGGAGTTAGCATACGAACTGATTTGTCAAGCGATTGAAGCAAAGATCAAGTTTTCTTTTGTGGCAATGGATGGATTTTATGGAAAACACCCTTGGTTACTTACCAGAATTGAGAACATAGAAGTTACGTATGTTGCCAATATTGGTTCGAAAGACCGCGTAATTATTGAGAAACCTCAGTATTGGATTCCTCTCAAAAAGGGTATTCGAGGAAGAAAGACATCACTCATAAAAATCCTTAACACGGTTCCAGTTCGTGTGGAAGAGATAAAAAAACAATAG
- a CDS encoding secondary thiamine-phosphate synthase enzyme YjbQ — translation MKWIKIDVSTGSRTQFIDITDRISEEVRRTGVQNGTCFVFTQHTTAGLTINENADPDVVRDILAGLARLVPPVGDYRHAEGNSDAHIKASLMGFSLTIPVIDGRLALGTWQGIYFCEFDGPRNRHVLVGVGGE, via the coding sequence GTGAAGTGGATAAAAATTGACGTCAGTACCGGTTCAAGAACACAGTTCATTGATATTACCGATAGAATTTCAGAGGAAGTCCGGAGAACCGGAGTGCAGAATGGAACCTGTTTTGTATTTACCCAGCACACGACAGCAGGTCTTACCATCAACGAGAATGCAGATCCTGACGTTGTTCGTGACATACTTGCCGGTCTTGCCCGGCTGGTTCCGCCTGTCGGTGATTACCGTCACGCAGAAGGGAACTCCGATGCCCATATCAAGGCCTCCCTGATGGGTTTTTCTCTCACGATACCGGTGATAGATGGCCGGTTGGCTCTGGGGACCTGGCAGGGTATTTACTTTTGCGAGTTTGACGGCCCCCGAAACCGGCATGTTCTGGTCGGGGTAGGTGGTGAGTAG
- a CDS encoding ABC transporter permease, giving the protein MDIIYTIWLRSMKRYIRSKSRIIGSISMPLFFLLFLGFGLNSVVSIPGFGENYIQFLIPGMVAMSVLFTSVFSGIQIIWDKQFGFLKETLIAPVTRMEIMLGQTFGGATTAVIQGIMIMVISLFLGLQVQSVSGFLIALGFMVLIGISFTAFGIAIASRMEDMTGFQLIMNFVIFPIFGLSGALFPISSLPNWLLPITTCDPLTYGVEGIRYGLTGVSQINPVLCFIVIGGFACAMTVIGAYLFRKISI; this is encoded by the coding sequence ATGGATATCATCTATACTATCTGGCTCCGGAGCATGAAACGGTATATCCGGTCAAAAAGCCGGATTATCGGGAGTATCAGCATGCCCCTCTTCTTCCTGCTCTTCCTTGGATTTGGCCTGAATTCAGTTGTGAGTATTCCCGGGTTTGGGGAGAATTATATCCAGTTTCTCATCCCCGGTATGGTTGCCATGAGTGTCCTCTTCACATCGGTCTTTTCCGGGATTCAGATCATCTGGGACAAACAGTTTGGTTTTCTTAAAGAGACCCTTATCGCCCCGGTAACCAGGATGGAGATCATGCTTGGGCAGACGTTTGGCGGTGCAACGACAGCGGTTATTCAGGGGATTATGATCATGGTCATCTCACTCTTTCTGGGGTTACAGGTGCAGAGTGTCTCCGGTTTTCTCATCGCACTGGGGTTTATGGTGCTCATCGGGATCTCATTTACCGCCTTTGGGATAGCAATAGCTTCCAGAATGGAGGATATGACTGGTTTTCAGCTTATCATGAACTTTGTCATCTTTCCGATATTCGGTCTGTCCGGGGCCTTGTTTCCAATTAGTTCTCTACCCAACTGGCTTTTACCAATAACAACATGCGATCCCCTGACGTACGGTGTTGAGGGGATCCGGTATGGCCTTACGGGAGTCAGTCAGATAAATCCGGTTCTGTGTTTTATCGTTATCGGAGGATTTGCCTGTGCTATGACGGTGATCGGTGCTTATTTGTTCAGAAAGATCTCTATCTAA
- a CDS encoding daunorubicin resistance protein DrrA family ABC transporter ATP-binding protein, which translates to MTIAIQVTDLTKTFSDLTAVNHISFEITQGEIFGLLGPNGAGKTTTLSMLSTMQKPTSGFAAVQGRDIQKDEDGVRKAIGIVFQDQSLDEELTARENMDFHGRLYRLPPEIRRQRIDELLQLVELHDRKDDLVKTFSGGMRRRLEIARGLLHHPSVLFLDEPTLGLDPQTRNHLWKYIATLSKEKNITIILTTHYMEEADRLCDRIAIIDHGTIIALDSPQNLKDGIGGDIITIQTPDYDTVAQVLTGSWIDQVELHNDEVRIHLHNAEQHISDIITLLSQHQIPIHSVSVHKPTLEDVFLAFTGKTIREQESDKKEMMRRQFKMRRH; encoded by the coding sequence ATGACCATTGCCATTCAGGTAACCGACCTGACAAAAACATTCTCTGATCTTACTGCGGTAAATCATATCTCCTTCGAGATAACGCAGGGAGAGATATTCGGCCTTCTTGGACCGAACGGAGCAGGAAAAACAACGACGCTCTCCATGCTTTCAACCATGCAGAAACCGACATCCGGCTTTGCAGCCGTTCAGGGAAGGGATATTCAAAAGGATGAAGATGGTGTCAGAAAAGCCATCGGGATAGTATTTCAGGATCAGAGCCTGGATGAGGAACTCACCGCAAGGGAGAACATGGATTTCCATGGCCGGCTCTATCGCCTCCCTCCTGAGATCAGGAGACAGCGGATAGATGAACTGCTCCAGCTGGTAGAACTTCATGACCGGAAGGATGATCTTGTGAAGACATTCTCCGGTGGAATGCGGAGAAGGCTTGAGATAGCCCGGGGTCTGCTCCATCATCCGTCTGTTCTCTTCCTTGATGAACCAACGCTGGGCCTCGATCCCCAGACCAGGAACCATCTCTGGAAGTATATCGCGACATTAAGTAAAGAAAAGAACATCACGATCATTCTTACCACCCATTATATGGAAGAGGCAGACCGGCTCTGCGACCGGATTGCAATCATCGATCATGGGACTATCATTGCACTTGATAGTCCGCAAAACCTGAAAGATGGAATCGGCGGAGATATTATCACCATTCAGACTCCTGATTATGACACGGTCGCACAGGTCCTGACCGGATCCTGGATAGATCAGGTAGAACTGCATAATGATGAAGTCCGGATACATCTGCACAATGCCGAGCAGCATATCAGCGATATCATCACTCTTCTCAGTCAGCATCAGATCCCGATTCACTCTGTATCGGTTCACAAACCAACGCTTGAGGATGTGTTCCTCGCCTTTACCGGGAAGACGATACGGGAGCAGGAGAGTGACAAGAAAGAGATGATGCGACGACAGTTCAAAATGAGGAGGCACTAA
- a CDS encoding PadR family transcriptional regulator, with translation MRDNREDMRAFMRKFHRLGHFRGYGGLKLLVLYILSEGPKNGAELMDTIDMMSHGHWKPSPGSIYPLLSKAVDDNLIVKRVDRKYELTDAGFEEISMFKAEGWDKAGSIESILTEIDSNLSYLEDLAEEKLAPYVRILERIGVKINRINETIKNSMKEA, from the coding sequence ATGCGAGACAATCGTGAAGATATGAGGGCATTCATGAGGAAATTTCACCGTCTTGGGCACTTCAGGGGATATGGGGGGCTCAAATTACTCGTCCTCTATATATTAAGTGAAGGGCCAAAGAACGGAGCTGAACTCATGGATACGATAGACATGATGAGTCATGGTCACTGGAAACCGTCACCCGGTTCAATCTACCCACTCCTCAGTAAGGCCGTGGATGATAATCTGATAGTAAAGAGAGTAGATCGAAAATACGAACTGACAGATGCAGGATTTGAAGAGATCAGCATGTTTAAAGCAGAGGGATGGGATAAAGCAGGTTCAATTGAAAGTATTCTGACCGAGATAGACAGTAATCTTTCCTACCTGGAGGACCTTGCAGAAGAAAAACTGGCCCCATATGTCCGGATACTTGAGAGAATCGGAGTGAAAATCAACCGAATTAATGAAACGATTAAAAATTCGATGAAAGAGGCCTAA
- the lon gene encoding endopeptidase La produces the protein MTTQDSKISQNQHENYLLPLINTVIFPHTRTKILVDEETGTVLINELSRPDTVHLIGVSVHSETDPSNLTEENLYSIGNLLEVSFIHKTGEGYLLGVHALDRVRIDTVIPNGDRLYATCTVIPNIQDIDEQGQRELLDEIKKTIFDIGHVFQGSDHIIGPAGQMESIDQLMGFIMPFLPVPVEKKQKILEADSLRTRYLMFLGILIDCKENISLRIEMTKKVSEKSARSNREAMLREQIRAMQEELGDLNGSSPEDAGYRDRVMQSSMPDEVKKKALAEVKKLESSGNQGHESPVIRNYLDLLLDLPWVTTKPTGIDIRETRRILERNHYGLEKVKDRIIEHLAVMKLKHDKQGSILLLAGPPGTGKTSLGKSIADALGRKYVRISLGGVKDEAEIRGHRRTYVGALPGRIIQGIRRAGAKNPVFVLDEIDKLSSSYSGDPASALLEVLDPEQNSTFSDHYLEVPYDLSDVFFIATANTLATIPGPLLDRMELIEIPGYTKLEMFSIGKEHLIPKSLGEHGLSAEVLTVDDDALRLVIDKYTHEAGVRGLKKQIDRISRYVSEKIVSETWTPPVVISSDQIPKILGKEVHRHEVAKKALAPGVATGLAWTPVGGDILFIEGTFMPGTGKLTLTGQLGDVMKESANISMSLIRSRFAHSPLHIDFMASDVHIHVPSGATPKDGPSAGVTLFTALVSLFTGKTVDSRLAMTGEVTLSGSVLPVGGIREKVLAAHRAGITRIILPKENERDLADIPADVRDELTFILVGTVDEVLHEALDISLPSPVFQMSGDQPVAPLV, from the coding sequence ATGACTACACAAGATTCTAAAATTTCACAAAATCAGCATGAGAATTATCTCCTCCCTCTCATCAACACAGTAATTTTCCCCCATACGAGGACGAAAATTCTGGTGGATGAAGAGACCGGAACAGTACTTATCAATGAGTTAAGCCGTCCTGATACTGTTCATCTGATCGGAGTGTCGGTGCATAGTGAGACTGATCCTTCCAATCTCACTGAAGAAAATCTGTATTCAATTGGAAACCTTCTTGAAGTCTCATTTATCCATAAAACAGGTGAGGGGTACCTCCTTGGGGTTCATGCCCTTGACCGGGTACGGATAGATACGGTCATTCCCAACGGTGACCGGTTGTATGCTACCTGTACGGTGATTCCGAACATTCAGGATATTGATGAACAGGGGCAGAGGGAACTACTCGATGAGATCAAGAAGACGATCTTTGATATTGGGCATGTCTTCCAGGGTTCGGACCATATAATCGGACCGGCCGGTCAGATGGAGTCTATAGATCAGCTCATGGGGTTCATCATGCCATTCTTACCAGTCCCGGTAGAAAAGAAGCAAAAGATCCTTGAGGCTGACTCGCTCCGTACCAGGTATCTCATGTTCCTTGGAATTCTTATTGATTGCAAGGAGAATATCAGTCTCCGGATTGAGATGACGAAGAAGGTATCAGAGAAGTCTGCAAGAAGTAATCGTGAGGCTATGCTTCGTGAACAGATTCGGGCGATGCAGGAAGAATTGGGAGATCTGAATGGCTCTTCACCGGAAGATGCCGGGTACCGTGACCGGGTCATGCAGTCATCAATGCCTGATGAGGTAAAGAAAAAAGCCCTAGCAGAAGTGAAAAAACTTGAGTCCAGCGGAAATCAGGGGCATGAGAGTCCGGTTATCCGAAATTACCTGGATCTCCTGCTCGATCTTCCCTGGGTAACAACAAAACCCACGGGTATTGACATCAGAGAAACCAGGCGCATATTGGAGAGGAACCATTACGGACTCGAAAAGGTCAAAGACCGTATTATTGAGCACCTTGCAGTTATGAAACTCAAGCATGACAAGCAGGGCTCCATCCTCCTCCTCGCAGGACCACCGGGGACCGGCAAGACAAGTCTTGGAAAGAGTATTGCCGATGCTCTTGGTAGAAAATATGTCCGAATAAGCCTGGGCGGTGTGAAGGATGAGGCAGAGATCCGGGGACATCGGCGAACGTATGTCGGTGCCCTTCCCGGTCGGATAATTCAGGGTATCAGGAGAGCAGGGGCGAAAAATCCAGTCTTTGTCCTTGATGAGATAGATAAATTGTCATCTTCATACTCAGGAGACCCGGCAAGTGCTCTTCTTGAGGTTTTAGATCCTGAACAGAACAGTACATTCTCCGACCATTATCTTGAAGTCCCGTATGATTTATCTGACGTATTCTTCATAGCAACGGCAAATACCCTGGCTACCATACCCGGTCCGCTTCTTGACCGGATGGAACTTATTGAGATTCCGGGGTATACAAAACTGGAGATGTTCTCCATCGGAAAAGAGCACCTCATTCCGAAATCTTTGGGTGAACACGGGCTCAGCGCCGAGGTTTTAACGGTGGATGATGATGCACTCCGCCTGGTCATAGACAAGTATACCCATGAAGCAGGTGTCCGTGGTCTGAAAAAACAGATAGACCGTATATCCAGGTATGTATCAGAGAAGATTGTCTCTGAAACATGGACCCCTCCGGTTGTGATATCATCTGATCAGATTCCGAAGATCCTGGGGAAGGAGGTGCACCGGCATGAGGTTGCAAAGAAGGCTCTGGCTCCTGGAGTCGCAACCGGTCTTGCCTGGACTCCAGTCGGGGGAGATATCCTCTTTATTGAAGGGACGTTCATGCCCGGCACCGGAAAACTTACGCTCACCGGACAACTGGGGGATGTGATGAAAGAGTCGGCAAACATCTCGATGAGCCTTATCCGCTCCAGGTTTGCCCATAGTCCTCTCCATATCGATTTCATGGCAAGTGATGTCCACATTCATGTCCCCTCCGGTGCAACTCCGAAAGACGGCCCTTCGGCGGGTGTCACCCTGTTTACTGCTCTCGTCTCTCTTTTCACCGGGAAGACGGTGGATTCCCGCCTTGCCATGACCGGTGAGGTGACTTTGAGCGGGTCAGTCTTACCGGTAGGAGGGATTCGGGAGAAGGTGCTTGCTGCTCATCGTGCCGGGATAACGAGAATTATTCTTCCAAAGGAGAATGAGCGTGATCTGGCTGATATTCCTGCGGATGTGAGGGATGAACTGACCTTTATCCTGGTTGGGACGGTTGATGAGGTGTTACACGAGGCCCTTGATATCTCTCTGCCATCACCGGTATTTCAGATGTCCGGGGATCAGCCAGTTGCTCCGTTGGTATGA
- a CDS encoding MarR family winged helix-turn-helix transcriptional regulator, with protein sequence MDDPHEHLFRIFDHLIRLKAECSCGIFSECCLSDITIKQIAYLKLIDEHKDVTFSELAEITQNSKPTITGMIHKLSRMDCVYRESCPYDGRIQYIRLTDKGAMIARAEEKALQKVIDRVIASLDDQEIELLITLLKKVR encoded by the coding sequence ATGGATGATCCTCATGAGCACCTCTTCCGGATATTTGATCACCTGATCAGGCTGAAAGCTGAATGCTCCTGTGGGATCTTCTCTGAATGCTGTCTTTCAGATATCACGATAAAGCAGATCGCCTATCTGAAGCTCATTGACGAACATAAGGATGTAACCTTTTCAGAACTTGCTGAAATTACACAAAACTCCAAACCAACGATCACCGGCATGATCCATAAACTGAGCCGGATGGATTGTGTGTACCGGGAATCCTGTCCTTATGACGGGAGGATTCAGTATATCCGGCTTACCGACAAAGGAGCAATGATTGCCCGTGCTGAAGAAAAAGCCCTGCAGAAGGTTATTGACCGGGTCATTGCTTCACTGGATGATCAGGAGATTGAGCTCCTTATCACACTCCTGAAAAAAGTCAGGTAA
- a CDS encoding type VI secretion system tube protein Hcp, with translation MKVGISRVKLLFILVIGCLCVIGCCAQPMEEPQPGMMNPIPGEERIDPELMNLQMIPGQIINENPEGKPQGEFQEQPQDSMYGKGGSILGGSPGTYILITGVKGTCTAASHKNWNDVMSYAFHAGENPEDEKIFGEEHLTITKQVDSATPAIFNTFKSGGQISTVWMEIAGTNNILAAVVMKNARITGYSSTGDAAQIPIETITFTSGDVTWNVPQISSEGIQK, from the coding sequence ATGAAGGTAGGAATAAGTCGAGTAAAATTACTCTTCATTCTGGTTATCGGATGCTTGTGTGTAATCGGATGTTGTGCGCAACCAATGGAAGAACCTCAACCAGGTATGATGAATCCCATACCTGGAGAGGAGAGAATAGATCCGGAACTTATGAACCTCCAGATGATACCCGGACAGATAATCAATGAAAATCCTGAAGGAAAGCCACAGGGAGAGTTTCAGGAGCAGCCCCAGGATTCCATGTATGGCAAAGGAGGGAGCATTCTGGGAGGATCTCCGGGAACATACATCCTTATTACCGGAGTAAAGGGTACCTGCACCGCTGCGAGTCATAAAAACTGGAATGATGTCATGAGTTATGCCTTCCATGCTGGTGAGAACCCTGAAGATGAAAAGATATTCGGGGAGGAACACCTGACAATAACCAAACAAGTCGACTCGGCAACTCCAGCGATCTTCAACACATTCAAGAGCGGGGGGCAGATTAGTACCGTTTGGATGGAAATTGCCGGGACCAATAACATTCTTGCAGCAGTAGTCATGAAAAATGCACGGATTACCGGGTATTCATCCACCGGTGATGCAGCTCAGATTCCAATCGAGACTATCACCTTCACCAGTGGCGATGTAACATGGAATGTTCCCCAGATAAGCAGTGAAGGAATTCAAAAATAA